A genomic segment from Nodularia sphaerocarpa UHCC 0038 encodes:
- a CDS encoding aromatic ring-hydroxylating oxygenase subunit alpha, protein MLKNFWYACEFSSAITKKPKQIAMLNQKFVLYRNSQGQVVALKDQCSHRGAALSMGWLEDNCIRCPYHGWKFQADGKCVQIPSNEVGIPIPKKAHVNSYPVQEKYGFVWLFYGDLPAAECPPIPPFPEYEDPKMHPIYVEYGMQTNYTRVIENALDPAHLYAVHANSFGAGFAQDPKVEDYVVKDEDGGISTKIVYKNYTQPKNGIFKSFFRPKQTQLNATTTFYLPNITKIESDFGRGKIINYAIHLPVDENTTISKRIQLRNFFTYSWADRLFVKFHHKVGLEDKVVTESQSPQLIPDNLLTEVHVPADALTLAYRQLRQKYLAMGWGLDSEQYKLDNSRHHQSQSSYISLMN, encoded by the coding sequence ATGCTAAAAAACTTCTGGTACGCTTGTGAATTTAGTTCAGCTATTACTAAAAAGCCAAAGCAAATTGCGATGTTAAATCAGAAGTTTGTCCTCTATCGCAATTCGCAAGGACAAGTAGTTGCATTGAAAGACCAATGTTCTCATCGCGGTGCAGCATTATCTATGGGCTGGCTAGAAGATAATTGTATCCGTTGTCCCTATCATGGATGGAAATTTCAAGCTGATGGAAAATGTGTGCAAATTCCTTCTAATGAAGTTGGTATACCCATTCCGAAAAAAGCTCATGTAAATAGCTACCCAGTACAAGAGAAATATGGTTTTGTTTGGCTATTTTATGGAGATTTACCCGCAGCAGAATGTCCACCAATTCCGCCCTTTCCAGAATATGAAGACCCGAAAATGCATCCTATTTATGTAGAATATGGAATGCAAACTAATTACACCCGTGTGATAGAAAATGCTCTAGATCCTGCCCATCTTTATGCGGTTCATGCTAATTCTTTTGGTGCAGGATTTGCACAAGATCCAAAAGTAGAAGATTATGTAGTTAAAGATGAAGATGGGGGCATAAGTACGAAAATTGTCTATAAGAATTACACTCAGCCTAAAAATGGCATTTTTAAATCTTTCTTTCGTCCCAAACAAACACAATTGAACGCCACAACTACTTTTTATTTACCGAACATAACTAAAATTGAAAGTGACTTTGGTCGGGGCAAAATTATCAACTATGCTATTCACCTTCCTGTTGATGAAAACACAACCATTAGCAAACGTATTCAACTGCGTAATTTCTTTACATACTCTTGGGCGGATAGATTATTTGTCAAATTTCATCATAAAGTTGGTTTAGAAGATAAAGTAGTAACTGAGTCACAAAGTCCCCAGTTAATTCCTGATAATTTATTAACTGAAGTTCATGTTCCTGCGGATGCTTTGACTCTGGCTTATCGTCAGCTTCGCCAAAAGTATTTAGCTATGGGATGGGGTTTAGATTCTGAGCAATATAAATTAGATAATTCTCGTCACCATCAATCACAATCAAGTTATATCTCATTGATGAATTAG
- the hemF gene encoding oxygen-dependent coproporphyrinogen oxidase: MNHVLEKSLIQEPIMRGVIDKFFRQMFDNTCQALETLDGKKFSEQSWNRDHKGLWTVGESSEDAIYIDRVLHNGNVLEKVGVNYVAIDGELPPGITFENSGALATNAADKMTTSKGNRFFATGSSFVIHPHNPMAPTAHVNYRYFEIRNANQPVYWWFGGGADLTPAYLFEEDAVHFHQVHKDVCDQSSSAYYPRFKNACDDYFHIPHRGEHRGIGGIFFDNLNHESPEKLLSLVTNCANAFVPAYLPILERRKDMPFTEANKYWQHLVRGRYVEFILSCDRGIRFGLASGMVKQQSVFNCMPPAANWEYDDQPIPGSKEAMLKEVLKNPRKWL, from the coding sequence ATGAACCATGTCCTCGAAAAATCATTGATTCAAGAACCAATCATGCGTGGGGTAATCGACAAGTTTTTCAGACAAATGTTTGATAATACTTGCCAAGCGCTGGAAACGTTAGATGGTAAGAAGTTTTCTGAACAGTCCTGGAATCGTGATCATAAGGGACTTTGGACGGTTGGTGAAAGTAGTGAAGACGCTATATATATTGACCGGGTTCTGCACAATGGTAATGTGTTAGAAAAGGTAGGAGTTAATTATGTAGCCATAGATGGTGAATTACCTCCAGGAATCACCTTTGAGAACTCAGGCGCTCTGGCTACAAATGCAGCCGATAAAATGACTACTAGCAAAGGGAACCGCTTTTTCGCTACAGGTTCTAGCTTTGTCATTCATCCTCATAACCCGATGGCTCCCACGGCTCATGTCAACTATCGCTATTTCGAGATTCGTAATGCTAACCAACCTGTGTATTGGTGGTTTGGCGGTGGTGCTGATTTAACACCAGCATACCTTTTTGAGGAAGATGCGGTTCATTTTCATCAAGTGCATAAAGATGTTTGTGATCAGTCTAGTTCTGCTTATTACCCCCGCTTTAAAAATGCCTGTGATGACTATTTTCACATTCCACATCGCGGAGAACATAGAGGTATAGGTGGAATTTTCTTTGATAATTTAAATCACGAAAGTCCTGAAAAACTGCTGTCATTAGTAACTAATTGTGCTAATGCTTTTGTCCCTGCTTATCTGCCTATTTTAGAAAGACGTAAAGATATGCCTTTTACAGAAGCAAATAAGTATTGGCAACATTTAGTGCGTGGGCGATATGTGGAGTTTATTTTATCGTGCGATCGCGGCATTCGTTTTGGTTTAGCCAGTGGTATGGTGAAGCAGCAAAGTGTGTTTAATTGTATGCCTCCTGCTGCTAACTGGGAATATGATGATCAACCTATTCCTGGTAGCAAAGAAGCAATGTTGAAAGAAGTTCTAAAAAACCCTCGTAAGTGGCTATAA
- a CDS encoding aromatic ring-hydroxylating dioxygenase subunit alpha translates to MLKNFWYACEFSSAVTNKPKQVLMFNQRFVLYRNSQGQIVALNDQCSHRGAALSLGWIEKDCLRCPYHGWKFQADGECIEIPSNAPGISIPKKARVAHYPVQEKYGFIWLFYGDLPEAERPPLPTFPEYMVSTMRPVYDDSIDNANYARLMEANLDFTHVIAVHKKSFGQRIPIDTTIKYQVDKYDWGAVAKVNYESLGNSKSFLNFLLGGRPELKTKLTLYLPNVTLAEISVGRGNRFDIKFGILVAHLPIDENRTRVKRVLYRNILPLPWLDGFFRKIDHKLAQEDTVVVSTLNSQAMPQISEELHVAADALDITFRQFLQKSQAEFSASSQDETKRTVDVK, encoded by the coding sequence ATGTTGAAAAATTTTTGGTATGCTTGTGAATTTAGTTCGGCAGTTACCAACAAGCCAAAGCAAGTTTTGATGTTTAATCAGAGATTTGTGCTTTATCGCAACTCTCAAGGACAAATAGTCGCTTTGAATGATCAATGTTCTCATCGCGGTGCTGCTCTTTCTCTTGGTTGGATTGAAAAAGATTGTCTTCGTTGTCCTTATCATGGATGGAAGTTTCAAGCTGATGGTGAATGTATTGAAATTCCTTCCAATGCACCTGGAATTTCTATTCCTAAAAAAGCTCGTGTTGCTCACTACCCAGTTCAGGAAAAATATGGTTTTATCTGGTTGTTTTATGGGGACTTACCAGAAGCCGAACGTCCTCCTTTACCGACTTTTCCCGAATACATGGTTTCGACTATGCGTCCTGTGTATGATGACAGTATAGATAATGCTAACTATGCTCGTCTCATGGAAGCTAATCTTGATTTTACCCATGTGATTGCAGTCCATAAAAAATCTTTTGGTCAGAGAATCCCCATCGATACAACTATTAAATATCAAGTTGATAAGTATGATTGGGGTGCAGTTGCTAAAGTTAATTATGAATCTTTAGGTAACTCGAAAAGTTTCTTAAACTTTTTACTCGGTGGACGACCAGAATTGAAAACTAAATTGACTTTATATCTACCTAATGTTACTCTGGCAGAAATAAGTGTTGGTCGCGGTAACAGATTTGATATCAAGTTTGGAATTTTAGTTGCTCACCTGCCGATTGATGAAAATAGAACTCGTGTCAAACGTGTTTTATATCGCAATATTTTACCCCTACCTTGGTTAGATGGTTTCTTCAGAAAAATTGATCACAAACTAGCCCAAGAAGATACAGTAGTAGTTTCCACTTTAAACTCTCAAGCAATGCCGCAAATATCAGAGGAACTTCATGTAGCGGCTGATGCTTTAGATATTACTTTTCGTCAGTTTCTGCAAAAGTCTCAGGCTGAATTTTCTGCATCTAGCCAAGATGAAACAAAGCGAACTGTTGATGTGAAGTAA